Proteins encoded within one genomic window of Amorphus orientalis:
- a CDS encoding L,D-transpeptidase, giving the protein MITRRAFAFGGLAMGLAVSGCMSSTGVQPLGYQPVQALTPSSPEPYNVAPPDINAIPIEYRRQRVRAPAGYDVGTIVVDTNKRFLYLIQDDGSAIRYGIGVGREGMSWSGTATIKRKAKWPTWTPPQSMIEREPELVKYAGGMPGGPNNPLGARALYLYEGGRDTLYRIHGTREARSIGHAVSSGCIRLLNTDVIDLYQRVPIGTKVVVLQHVGAAA; this is encoded by the coding sequence ATGATCACGCGGCGCGCCTTTGCTTTCGGCGGTCTGGCCATGGGACTGGCCGTTTCGGGCTGCATGTCGTCCACGGGCGTCCAGCCGCTCGGCTACCAACCCGTCCAGGCGCTGACGCCGTCGAGCCCGGAGCCGTACAACGTCGCTCCGCCCGACATCAACGCCATTCCGATCGAGTATCGTCGCCAGCGCGTGCGGGCGCCTGCCGGCTATGATGTCGGCACCATCGTGGTCGACACCAACAAGCGCTTTCTCTACCTGATCCAGGACGACGGGAGCGCCATCCGCTACGGGATCGGCGTCGGCCGCGAAGGCATGTCCTGGTCCGGAACCGCCACCATCAAGCGCAAGGCGAAGTGGCCGACCTGGACGCCGCCCCAGTCGATGATCGAGCGCGAGCCGGAGCTGGTGAAATATGCCGGGGGGATGCCCGGCGGCCCGAACAACCCGCTCGGCGCCCGCGCGCTCTATCTCTACGAGGGCGGCCGCGACACGCTCTACCGCATCCACGGCACGCGCGAGGCCCGCTCCATCGGCCACGCCGTCTCCTCCGGCTGCATCCGGCTCCTCAACACCGACGTGATCGACCTCTATCAGCGGGTGCCCATCGGCACCAAGGTCGTGGTCCTGCAGCATGTCGGCGCGGCCGCCTGA
- a CDS encoding LysR substrate-binding domain-containing protein, with protein MRSLDPDVLRTFMVVAEAPSFADAGNRLNKTQSTVSVQMRRLEEILGVELFAKQGRKNVLTSAGKELLDYAVRIVRLNDEAVGRFRRPAISGRIRIGTPDDYAEAYLPEIFGRFARTHPTVEVSLECQSSERLTQLMDAGELDLAIITMTGPTNRARVVHREQLQWVAGDCCEAETQSPLPLAVWQPGCIWRTLTMQALDTAGIPYRIAYSGTNAMALAMAVRQGLAVAAMPMRMAQNGFRQLGCGSGLPVLSSFDIGVMRSDQDNPIVDAFYDHVVASFDELEAAAVAA; from the coding sequence ATGCGCAGCCTGGATCCGGATGTCCTGAGAACCTTCATGGTCGTGGCCGAAGCGCCGAGTTTCGCCGACGCCGGCAACCGTCTGAACAAGACCCAGTCCACCGTGAGCGTGCAGATGCGGCGCCTGGAGGAGATCCTGGGCGTGGAGCTGTTCGCCAAGCAGGGCCGCAAGAACGTGCTCACCAGCGCGGGCAAGGAACTGCTGGACTATGCGGTGCGCATCGTCCGGCTGAACGACGAGGCGGTCGGGCGCTTCCGGCGCCCGGCGATTTCCGGGCGCATCCGCATCGGCACGCCGGACGACTATGCGGAGGCCTATCTTCCGGAGATCTTCGGCCGGTTCGCGCGGACCCATCCGACGGTGGAGGTGTCGCTCGAGTGTCAGTCGAGCGAACGTCTCACCCAGCTCATGGATGCGGGAGAGCTCGATCTTGCCATCATCACCATGACCGGGCCGACCAATCGGGCCCGGGTGGTGCACCGGGAGCAGTTGCAGTGGGTCGCCGGCGACTGCTGCGAGGCGGAGACGCAATCGCCCCTGCCGCTCGCCGTCTGGCAGCCGGGTTGCATCTGGCGAACCCTGACCATGCAGGCCCTCGACACGGCGGGCATTCCCTACCGGATCGCCTATTCGGGCACCAACGCGATGGCGCTTGCCATGGCCGTGCGACAGGGGCTGGCGGTTGCGGCCATGCCGATGCGGATGGCCCAGAACGGCTTCCGGCAGCTTGGCTGCGGGTCCGGCCTGCCGGTGCTTTCGTCGTTCGACATCGGCGTGATGCGCAGCGACCAGGACAACCCGATCGTCGATGCCTTCTACGACCACGTGGTGGCCAGCTTCGACGAGCTGGAGGCCGCCGCCGTAGCGGCCTAG
- a CDS encoding cytochrome b/b6 domain-containing protein, producing the protein MADPSPTATAQEQRIWDPIVRITHWLIALAILINGLITEGGSLVHIWVGYVALAMLVLRLLWGFVGTEEARFRAFPPSVSGARRHVGDLLAGQHRPHRSHNPLGTWMVYALWATLSVIVVTGLLQEGTLFPPTSVEVSVAQEPTATRSAYEDDDGEEREDYDGEEHDDEEGVVAEIHEIAANLILILAALHVGGVIMESRLSGTNLAAQMVTGRRRTGERA; encoded by the coding sequence ATGGCAGACCCCTCCCCGACAGCAACCGCGCAAGAGCAACGGATCTGGGATCCGATCGTTCGCATCACCCATTGGCTGATCGCGCTCGCGATCCTGATCAACGGCCTCATCACGGAAGGCGGGTCGCTGGTCCACATCTGGGTCGGCTATGTCGCGCTCGCGATGCTCGTCCTTCGACTGCTTTGGGGCTTCGTCGGCACCGAGGAAGCCCGATTCCGCGCCTTTCCGCCGTCGGTCTCCGGCGCCCGCCGCCACGTCGGGGATCTCCTCGCCGGCCAGCACCGGCCTCATCGATCCCACAATCCGCTCGGCACCTGGATGGTCTACGCGCTCTGGGCGACGCTGTCCGTGATCGTGGTTACGGGCCTCTTGCAGGAAGGCACCCTGTTTCCGCCGACGTCGGTCGAGGTGAGCGTGGCGCAGGAGCCCACTGCCACCCGTTCGGCCTACGAGGACGATGACGGTGAGGAGCGGGAGGACTACGATGGGGAAGAGCATGATGACGAGGAGGGCGTCGTGGCCGAGATCCACGAGATCGCCGCGAACCTGATCCTGATCCTGGCCGCGCTGCATGTCGGCGGCGTGATCATGGAATCGCGCCTGTCGGGCACGAACCTCGCGGCCCAGATGGTCACCGGCCGGCGGCGCACCGGGGAGCGGGCGTGA
- a CDS encoding helix-turn-helix transcriptional regulator, producing MTSERIDLGRGGRLTTLAAIVVLQALCAVFFIADVADDLGTAGPDAHTVFEAAVSLALTIGVAFGALEMRRTLEKTRRAEMAVSAASGAFAELLRSYFDQWELTPAEADVALLAVKGLDVTAIAALRGAAPGTVRAQLTRVYAKAGVSSRSQLLSVFIEDLLAGPVGEARSQD from the coding sequence GTGACCTCCGAGAGGATCGACCTCGGACGCGGCGGGCGGCTCACCACGCTCGCCGCGATCGTCGTCCTTCAGGCGCTCTGCGCGGTCTTCTTCATCGCGGATGTGGCGGACGACCTCGGCACCGCGGGTCCCGACGCGCATACCGTGTTCGAGGCCGCGGTGTCGCTGGCCCTCACGATCGGGGTCGCCTTCGGCGCGCTGGAAATGCGGCGAACGCTGGAAAAGACGCGCCGGGCGGAGATGGCCGTCTCGGCTGCCTCCGGCGCATTCGCGGAGCTGCTTCGATCCTATTTCGATCAGTGGGAGCTGACGCCCGCCGAAGCCGACGTGGCGCTGCTGGCCGTGAAGGGCCTCGACGTCACGGCGATCGCGGCATTGCGGGGTGCGGCGCCGGGCACGGTCCGCGCCCAGCTCACCCGCGTCTATGCCAAGGCCGGCGTGTCGAGCCGGAGCCAGCTTCTGAGCGTGTTCATCGAAGATCTGCTGGCCGGGCCTGTCGGCGAGGCCCGGTCCCAGGACTGA